A window of Catharus ustulatus isolate bCatUst1 chromosome 25, bCatUst1.pri.v2, whole genome shotgun sequence contains these coding sequences:
- the OLFML3 gene encoding olfactomedin-like protein 3, with protein MGPWRCLLLLPLLAPALRAQQQQFMEYVERRLTLLEERISQWHDQSSRYSTELRDFKNQVLGMLEAAEKEREAMRAEAESAAVRVDRLEREVDYLETQNPAPPCVEVDETLMDKQVATAKQRKNEKYTKLTDCSDTIASVRAMKILKRFGSASGLWTKDAAGSSEKIYVFDGTANDTVYVFPRMREFTLFSATRKAARIKLPYPWVGTGHLVYDGHLYYIRQQGLSFQVIKFNLANKTVVDSSVFPAEEQIPVFGLSPSTYIEVSADEEGLWAIYATKEDEKNMCLAKLDPASLDIEQMWDTPCPRENAEGAFVVCGALHVVYNTRLPSRARVQCVFDVSGTLAPEDASLVYFPKRYGSHASLKYSPRERQIYAWDDGYQIIYRMEMKKKLEV; from the exons ATGGGGCCCTGGcgctgcctgctgctgctgccgctgctcgccccggccctgcgcgcccagcagcagcagttcatGGAGTACGTGGAGCGCCGCCTCACCCTGCTGGAG GAGAGGATCTCACAGTGGCACGACCAGAGCAGCCGCTACTCCACGGAGCTGCGGGACTTCAAGAACCaggtgctggggatgctggaggcGGCCGAGAAGGAGCGGGAGGCGATGCGGGCGGAGGCCGAGAGCGCGGCCGTGCGCGTGGACCGGCTGGAGAGGGAGGTGGATTACCTGGAGACACAGAACCCTGCCCCGCCCTGCGTGGAGGTGGATGAGACGCTGATGGACAAGCAGGTGGCCACAGCCAAGCAGAGGAAGAACGAGAAGTACACCAAGCTCACAG ATTGCAGCGACACCATCGCCAGCGTCAGGGCCATGAAGATCCTGAAGCGTTTCGGCAGCGCCTCGGGGCTCTGGACCAAGGACGCTGCGGGGAGCTCGGAGAAGATCTACGTGTTCGACGGCACCGCCAACGACACGGTTTACGTCTTCCCCCGCATGCGGGAGTTCACCCTCTTCTCCGCCACCCGCAAGGCCGCCCGCATCAAGCTGCCCTACCCCTGGGTGGGCACCGGGCACCTCGTCTACGACGGGCACCTCTACTACATCCGCCAGCAGGGCCTGTCCTTCCAGGTGATCAAGTTCAACCTGGCCAACAAGACGGTGGTGGACAGCTCGGTGTTCCCGGCCGAGGAGCAGATCCCCGTCTTCGGGCTCTCCCCCTCCACCTACATCGAGGTGTCGGCGGACGAGGAGGGGCTCTGGGCCATCTACGCCACCAAGGAGGACGAGAAGAACATGTGCCTGGCCAAGCTGGACCCCGCCTCGCTGGACATCGAGCAGATGTGGGACACGCCGTGCCCGCGGGAGAACGCCGAGGGCGCCTTCGTGGTGTGCGGGGCGCTGCACGTGGTGTACAACACGCGGCTGCCCAGCCGCGCCCGCGTGCAGTGCGTGTTCGACGTCAGCGGCACGCTGGCCCCCGAGGATGCCTCCCTCGTCTACTTCCCCAAGCGCTACGGCTCCCACGCCAGCCTCAAGTACAGCCCCCGGGAGAGGCAGATCTACGCCTGGGATGACGGCTACCAGATCATTTACCGCATGGAGATGAAGAAGAAGCTGGAGGTGTGA